The following proteins are co-located in the Nerophis ophidion isolate RoL-2023_Sa linkage group LG04, RoL_Noph_v1.0, whole genome shotgun sequence genome:
- the ftr83 gene encoding finTRIM family, member 83 isoform X2 — MASEHDNCHLCKEYLRDPVSIPCGHVFCSICLKTYWDHADHTGSYMCPQCRVTYNKRPTPRRVGGSRHSSLQRNSEPFPPPPPSPDYNVAGPQDVGCDICVGKKNKAVKTCLMCLASYCERHLKPHYESATFKRHKLVDEIGHLDRQICPQHQKGLELFCRTDQMCICVLCTVKEHKGHDMVSAEQERADEQQRLGATQAEIQEKIHDRLKQMEELKQAVDALKTSAQRALQECDKMFGDMMRSIERMQQEMAKLMSSNKRAALNSAEGHMERLNHEISDLKRRDNEITQLSRTEDHIHFIQSYHMLIAQTENEELPTVMVNPYFTFDPVNKAVSEMKQHLNEFGNEEMVKVAKTVNKMTFCELEDGKKKRSLRAEEAPVYRSVHVHEPQHRDDFLKYNNPGRTRRVSHQL; from the exons ATGGCCTCTGAGCACGACAACTGTCACCTGTGTAAGGAGTACCTCAGGGATCCTGTGTCGATCCCCTGCGGTCACGTCTTCTGCTCCATATGTCTGAAGACGTACTGGGACCACGCCGACCACACGGGCAGCTACATGTGCCCGCAGTGCCGGGTGACCTACAACAAAAGGCCGACGCCCAGACGCGTCGGAGGCTCCCGGCACTCCAGTCTGCAACGCAACTCGGAACCCTTCCCGCCGCCGCCTCCGTCGCCCGACTACAATGTGGCGGGGCCGCAGGATGTGGGCTGTGACATCTGCGTGGGCAAGAAGAACAAAGCTGTGAAGACCTGCTTGATGTGCTTGGCCTCCTACTGCGAGAGGCATCTCAAACCTCATTACGAGTCAGCCACTTTTAAAAGGCACAAGCTGGTGGATGAGATTGGACATCTGGACCGGCAGATCTGTCCTCAGCACCAGAAAGGTCTGGAACTGTTCTGTCGCACAGACCAGATGTGCATCTGTGTGCTGTGTACCGTGAAGGAACACAAAGGTCACGACATGGTGTCTGCTGAGCAGGAGAGGGCTGATGAACAG CAACGACTTGGCGCTACTCAGGCTGAGATCCAGGAAAAGATTCACGATCGCCTCAAACAGATGGAAGAACTGAAACAAGCAGTAGACGCGCTAAAG ACGTCAGCCCAGAGAGCGCTGCAGGAATGTGACAAGATGTTTGGCGACATGATGCGCTCCATAGAGAGGATGCAGCAGGAGATGGCCAAGCTGATGTCCTCCAATAAGCGGGCGGCGCTCAACAGCGCCGAGGGTCACATGGAGCGTCTCAACCACGAGATCTCGGACCTGAAGAGGAGAGACAACGAGATCACTCAGCTGTCCCGCACCGAGGACCACATCCACTTCATCCAG AGTTACCACATGCTGATCGCCCAGACGGAGAATGAAGAGTTGCCCACAGTGATGGTGAACCCTTATTTCACATTTGATCCCGTCAACAAGGCTGTGTCTGAAATGAAACAACACCTCAATGAATTCGGCAACGAGGAAATGGTCAAAGTGGCCAAAACGG TCAACAAAATGACCTTCTGCGAACTGGAGGACGGCAAGAAGAAACGTTCTCTCAGAG CGGAGGAAGCCCCCGTGTACAGATCTGTGCACGTGCATGAACCTCAGCACAGAGATGACTTCCTGAAGT ATAATAACCCGGGCAGAACTCGCCGGGTGTCTCACCAACTGTGA
- the ftr83 gene encoding finTRIM family, member 83 isoform X1: MASEHDNCHLCKEYLRDPVSIPCGHVFCSICLKTYWDHADHTGSYMCPQCRVTYNKRPTPRRVGGSRHSSLQRNSEPFPPPPPSPDYNVAGPQDVGCDICVGKKNKAVKTCLMCLASYCERHLKPHYESATFKRHKLVDEIGHLDRQICPQHQKGLELFCRTDQMCICVLCTVKEHKGHDMVSAEQERADEQQRLGATQAEIQEKIHDRLKQMEELKQAVDALKTSAQRALQECDKMFGDMMRSIERMQQEMAKLMSSNKRAALNSAEGHMERLNHEISDLKRRDNEITQLSRTEDHIHFIQSYHMLIAQTENEELPTVMVNPYFTFDPVNKAVSEMKQHLNEFGNEEMVKVAKTVNKMTFCELEDGKKKRSLRAEEAPVYRSVHVHEPQHRDDFLKYVCQLTLDPNTAYRQLHLSRGNRKATLKRDPQSYGDNASRFDSLPQVLCMEALSGGAYYWEVDWSGEGAAIGVTYRGIKRTGYGDSCRIGYNRKSWSLFCSDASYSARHNKDQIETHAPYSSRIGVFLDHAGGTLSFYSIGESMSLIHRFKASFNEAVYPGFWVWYESAITLIQL, encoded by the exons ATGGCCTCTGAGCACGACAACTGTCACCTGTGTAAGGAGTACCTCAGGGATCCTGTGTCGATCCCCTGCGGTCACGTCTTCTGCTCCATATGTCTGAAGACGTACTGGGACCACGCCGACCACACGGGCAGCTACATGTGCCCGCAGTGCCGGGTGACCTACAACAAAAGGCCGACGCCCAGACGCGTCGGAGGCTCCCGGCACTCCAGTCTGCAACGCAACTCGGAACCCTTCCCGCCGCCGCCTCCGTCGCCCGACTACAATGTGGCGGGGCCGCAGGATGTGGGCTGTGACATCTGCGTGGGCAAGAAGAACAAAGCTGTGAAGACCTGCTTGATGTGCTTGGCCTCCTACTGCGAGAGGCATCTCAAACCTCATTACGAGTCAGCCACTTTTAAAAGGCACAAGCTGGTGGATGAGATTGGACATCTGGACCGGCAGATCTGTCCTCAGCACCAGAAAGGTCTGGAACTGTTCTGTCGCACAGACCAGATGTGCATCTGTGTGCTGTGTACCGTGAAGGAACACAAAGGTCACGACATGGTGTCTGCTGAGCAGGAGAGGGCTGATGAACAG CAACGACTTGGCGCTACTCAGGCTGAGATCCAGGAAAAGATTCACGATCGCCTCAAACAGATGGAAGAACTGAAACAAGCAGTAGACGCGCTAAAG ACGTCAGCCCAGAGAGCGCTGCAGGAATGTGACAAGATGTTTGGCGACATGATGCGCTCCATAGAGAGGATGCAGCAGGAGATGGCCAAGCTGATGTCCTCCAATAAGCGGGCGGCGCTCAACAGCGCCGAGGGTCACATGGAGCGTCTCAACCACGAGATCTCGGACCTGAAGAGGAGAGACAACGAGATCACTCAGCTGTCCCGCACCGAGGACCACATCCACTTCATCCAG AGTTACCACATGCTGATCGCCCAGACGGAGAATGAAGAGTTGCCCACAGTGATGGTGAACCCTTATTTCACATTTGATCCCGTCAACAAGGCTGTGTCTGAAATGAAACAACACCTCAATGAATTCGGCAACGAGGAAATGGTCAAAGTGGCCAAAACGG TCAACAAAATGACCTTCTGCGAACTGGAGGACGGCAAGAAGAAACGTTCTCTCAGAG CGGAGGAAGCCCCCGTGTACAGATCTGTGCACGTGCATGAACCTCAGCACAGAGATGACTTCCTGAAGT ATGTTTGCCAGCTCACCTTGGACCCAAACACAGCCTACAGGCAGCTCCACCTGTCTCGGGGTAACAGGAAAGCGACCCTGAAGAGAGACCCTCAGAGTTACGGTGACAACGCCTCCAGGTTTGACTCCTTGCCTCAGGTGCTGTGCATGGAGGCCCTGTCAGGCGGCGCCTACTACTGGGAGGTGGACTGGAGTGGGGAGGGGGCTGCCATCGGCGTCACCTACAGAGGCATCAAGAGGACGGGGTACGGAGACAGCTGCCGTATCGGCTACAACCGCAAATCTTGGAGCCTCTTCTGCTCGGACGCCAGCTACTCAGCGCGCCACAACAAGGACCAGATTGAAACCCACGCCCCCTACTCTTCTAGAATCGGGGTCTTCCTGGACCACGCCGGAGGAACGCTTTCTTTCTACTCCATCGGAGAAAGCATGTCTCTCATTCACCGCTTCAAGGCTTCTTTCAATGAGGCCGTCTATCCGGGATTCTGGGTTTGGTACGAGTCTGCCATCACGCTCATACAGCTTTGA